The window TTCAGCATTATTCAAATATTAAATCCTAGCATTCTTTATTATTCAAATATTGCTAGTTATTCATGATTTCGAGTTCATTAAAGTAAGTTTACATTATCATGATTTTTTCCCCTTAATTAACCAGATTAACCATTTTATGTTTAAGCATAATCAATTTAATCAAACCCTTTAATAATCGAACTGAATGGTTAAAAAAGTTAATTTACTGAAATGTGTAGATATGGAGGTACCTAACCTCCCAAATTACTCCATACTcactaataatttttttttttttttttttttatattttaccatcATATCTATCttagaaaaatttaaaaaaatataaaataaaattactAAAGTAATTAAATCCCCCCGATTAACTCTCCTCTatattacaataaataaaagtaatttattttataaaaatttctATTCAAACATTTCTATACTTCTATGTAGACAAAATTGACATGGAATTATTTTATATCCATCAATCAAAATGTATATAAACTTAAGGGAAAACGATGTAGAGGAACATTTGAGtctataaattaagttgagattcaagggaccaatgagagcgcgacacgtttcgcgaaaatcacatgtgattgaaaaaaaaaaaaaaaaaatttttgaaaaaaaaaaattttaaattttttacgaaattttaaaaaaaaaaaaattttttaaaaatttttttttttacaatcacatgtgatttacctgcacaatcacatgtgattgaattgtacaatcacatgtgattggatttgccatgcataatcacatgtgattgagtttacaatcacatgtgattgggtttacaatcacatatgattgacatgcataatcacatatgatttttaaaaaaaaaaatttcgaaaaaaaaaaatttcggaaaaaaaaattttcgaaaaaaaattaaaaattttttttttcgatttttttttttttcaatcacatgtgattttcgcgccacatgtcgcgcattctcattggtccctttgtttttaAGCAAATTTATGGATGTAAGTGATTACAACTCAAACGATGTATACACAACATATATATAACACATACTGAATAGTTTAAAATTCAAGGTTCTTGATTTTACTGTTATTAATGACTTATTTGATAATTATTATGAATAAActctataaataatataaaattaatgtaATATTTTGGCTTTCTTATATTCAGGTTGCGTATCCTAATGATGTTACAAACTCAAATGACCAAAATTTTAAACGATATGAGTACCCTGAGTACAACTTCAACATTTCAATATTTTGGTCACCTTATTTAGTAAACACTGAAAGAACCGATCAACAAGATGTTACCAAACCATTCAAGCTTTATCTTGATGAATTCGACGAATCTTGGACATCCCAAATCGAAGATTTCAACTACGTCATAATCTCATCGGGCCAATGGTTTTTCCGGCCCACAATGTTCTACTCAAATCGTCTTGTAGTTGGTTGTCTGTACTGCTCAGAAAGCAATATCCGCCACCGTCCCGCAACATTCAGCTACCGGAGAGCGTGGCGAACTGCTTTTCGAGCCATTAATAACTTAAAGAGATTTAAGGGTGTTGTATTTTTGAGATCTTTTGTACCTTCACATTTTGAAGGTGGAGAATGGGATAAAGGTGGAGATTGTATAAGAACAAAGCCTTTTGTGAGTAATGAGAGTGTGATGGCTGATTATAATCTGGAGATGTACAACACacaattgcaagagtacaagattgGAGAGCGTGAAGGGAGAAAAAAAGGGGTTAAATTTAGTTTTATGGACATGACACAAGTTATGCAAATGAGACCTGATGGGCACCCTAGTAAATATGGTCATGGACCACTTCAAAATGTGACCATGGCTAATGACTGTGTTCATTGGTGCTTGCCTGGTCCAATTGATTCTTGGAATGATTTTTTGGTCGAGTTAATTAAAAGGGAGGAGTCTATTAGATAGCTATGTATGTGTGAATGAGTTGTACATTTTATCTTTAATAGCTAAAATGTATATAAAAAATGTTTTTGGTTAAGGGCAATGTTTTTTAAGAAAAACTGTAGACTAATTATTATTCTTTACTGATTGTTGCTTGGTAACTAATTATATCCAACTATATGTTAGAAATTGGGTACGGTATAATAATTTGGATTCGGATTGATTTTGAATCGTATCGAATACATTCATAATTAAATATTTTCAGTTTATCAATCCTTGAGTTATAGTAATCTGGGATAGCAAAAGACTTCAATTTGTTTCCTAGCAAAAGAAATCGAATCATAATATCACAGTGTTTTGTTATTTTTCAGTGTGTTATTGGAATAAAAGCTTCTTACAGTTTTCTGGAGGAACTGGTTTAATTCGATTAATGAAAAGGTGCAACCTTTCATTTCGATGGGAAAATAGTTTATCCAAACGATGTATCTGATGCGGGGAATTTCATTTGGTGTAGCGAGACCCCaaccaggggcgctgcccctttgACCCTTGCACCCTGCAAAAGGGGCGTGGTCTCTTGACCTCCGCTATTTTCGCTTCAATATCTAGTCAATTTTTATGGGTGTGTCTGTCGCATTATTTAAACTCGTTGTTAAGTATAACTATTTTAACTACATGTTCTCATGTTAATGTTATTTAATATTTGTATAAATGAGTCATACACATTCCATTAACTAATGTTCCTTTATTATGAATTTTGATTTGTTGCTGACAGACTTACATTCTTTGTTTTCATAACAAAAGTGTTAATGTTACTTTTTAAGTATTTACATGTTCATTGTAGTTTTTTTCCGAAACTAGGTTGTGGTCCGGTGCGCGTTTCTCTGCGCGTTTTTTTGTCTGGTTTACATTCAGTTTTAGCATTCATGGATTAATACATATAGTTTACACATAtagagtgtgacaacccggaaatttccgacaaaatttaaactttaatctttatatgtttccgacacgataagcaaagtctataatgttgaatctcaaaaattttaaactatgttcatacattcatttaacctcgaccaaattccgacgattcacgaaccattacataattggatatgaatatagatgtatatatatatatatatatatatatatatatatatatatatatatatatatatatatatatatatatatatatatatatatatatatatatattatacattcatttaacctcgaccaaattccgacgattcacgaaccattacataattggatatgaatatagatgtatatatatatatatatatatatatatatatatatatatatatatatatatatatatatatatatatatatatattaaacttaaaaacgttaacaaagtattagatgtataatactttacaggaACATAATTATTCCAATATTTTTAGCAagggaattataagataatatcaaatgattgagttatcaagattcattatgatatgatttacgtgtctctgctgagaggtccactttgaattaggaaacctttctttttaacggtattcggaaataatggtaaagtgatcttcaatTAAGGGCAATGTGTCAAATAACTAGTGTTAAAAAAAGGCTAGTGGAGAACTAAagttcataatattcaattgaatagttcaaacgtgcggaaacgtttttcgattcaataaaaattgattattaaaatatttatttaaataacataatttgaataggctattaattattagaaataaataactcgtaacgtgtatttaaaacgtgtttataaatattgaaaatatacatgatttcaaattagttaagtaaacgatagtaacattggtTATGTggctcgattaatatttagatatgtttttagaataaatgttggcgcataaatgattAATATCAAGTTGAGTCTTAAAGAGTAAACGTTACGTATTATAATAttttgtaaacgagtttaaaaaggaactttgaaatataattagttttgaaaaactaaatatcttATTATTAAAGAAATATTTCAATTACATACGACATGTACAAGTTGATATCTTTttgaaaatgaaaatatatattttacaatataacaaaatataatattaagttaattataaaAACGTATTGAGTCAAaagagtattattatgtatatatatatatatatatatatatatatatatatatatatatatatatatatatatatatatatatatatatatatatatatatatatatatgtatgtatatgtatatacaacgagacgatgatttatagaagcaaataatcaAAACACTTAAAATAAttaagctacacttcgagtgatatagtttatctataattaagtttaatttttgataaaggtacacgtcgcgtaacataaagtgttagttttataagcgtacgaaaatgcgttcgaggaaccggaaacgggacataagtcgagtgacaacgtacgagccattggaacaaaaattacaaatttactatgcatgtgaatttaatataatatatagataattatataaattaaatatattatatatatatatatatatatatatatatatatatatatatatatatatatatataataagaaaaGGTGTCGGCAAAATAATTTAAGGGATCACAGCTGGAaggagcagccatgcgatcgcatggccactacccctccgaaccatgcgatcgcatggtgtagttGGTGAGATGAGGTCCTTATAAGTCGAACGAATTTGGATCAGTTTTATCAATCTATCTCTCTTACTCTCgaaacatacatatatatttataattatattattattattattattattattattattattattattattattattattattattaagattaataatattaatcttatcattagtattattaggtagcgttattattagtattatacataaaatactacgactaggttatgagcaagttatttcaaaacgggttttatgaacaggatagagctaaggaaatcatgggttatagctatggacgtTAAGGTTATGattcgtgggtatgctcgtgaggtcaaactagtgtttatcatctccgttgcgtctacgtactttcctgcaatattgaatctcaatattgatacgtgagcattcaaatcttaccttttatatattaataatgtatccctgactagtgctcgagtatttaggattatgcatgcttaaatgtttattttcgtcgttatatagtttatgataaatcatgaatttgatatatatgtgattgagataaggtatatgataagtatgtcattggaaagctgacgaaaaattaataacttttcatttagaaagcgtatggtttcgatgaacggtttaaaagatatagtcaattgaaatatctataattttaagtattattgttaaaatgattattattattactatcgttattataattaagattattattaacattatcattattattattattattattattattattattattattattattattattattattattattattattattattattattattattattatcattaaagtagttattagtattatcattaatattattataatatttattatgattagtattattatcgttaaaaCTAATatcgtatcatctaattattaagattgttattattatcattattatgaatgcgatataaaagaagattaaaagctgttaaacaaatcgattaggaaataatgagtataagtatcatgatgaaattaaaataatgtcgagattatgatttagataaaaatatcgtttttactattttatcattattattattagtaaaagtatcagtaatattaaaattatcatttttactaaaattaacatttttaatatgaatattattgttattataaaatatcattattatcattttagtgttattattaaacattatcattttgaatagaatcattatttttataagatattattattattacagttaatattaagaagtatcgttattattaaaattatcataattagaattttaattttattataattaatatcattattagtaaatataaatattattattattattattattaagtagaataataataattaatattattacaaaataatacaactcttactcattattattattatcaatattattttattaaataaatatatgatacaaagatattttttccacatataatataattacattaataaaacaTACCACTATAATTTTATGATATTaactgaactttataaattttattactaaagatatataaaagtatatttttattcatatataaattttaatataagttttattaataaatgactcgtatttttactctaataaaatctgtaaatatatttaaagatataaaatgactatatttaagttatataatactcatgtatagattttggaagtcatttgggtcaagttgacttttgttgacttttgcatatcagtctcgagcattatgattgtgatacactatgacttgacttaaattgttagacatatattgaccaacatataaatatatatacttaatataggttcgtgaatccgaggccaaccctgcacttgttcagtgccgtcatatacattattgctacgaaatacagtattgtgagttcatttgattcccttttactctttacatttttgggactgagaatacatgcgctattttttataactgttttattaaatgcttttgagatatatttttgaactgagaatacatgaactgcttttatacatgtttgacgaaatagacaaaagtactaaaaactgcattctatgatagaattatttggattcagatgtTCGATTACTATAaatattgtattatcgaccatcggtgagaaatttttgcattgcacgatgcattagctaccgaaatggttcgatttattagctactatcggtgagaaatttttgcattgcacaatgcattagctaccgaattagctaccctcggtgagaaatttttgcattgcacgatgcattagctaccgaaatggttcgatttattagctactatcggtgagaaatttttgcattgcacgatgcattagctaccctcggtgagaaatttttgcattgcacgatgcattagctaccgttggtgagattgtattGTAGTAACTACCTCGATGAAaattttttgcattgcacgatgcattagctaccgttggtgagattgttttgaaAATATTcgttgttcttcatatgaatgatttttacagcagtgagcagacctgcacagattgttttcgaaatataagtatcttgtggtctattatatgattggaaatgattgattatgataaactaatgaactcacctaccttttggttgacactttaaagtatgtttattctcaggtattaaagaaatatttcgctgtgcatttgctcattttaaagatattacttgtagtcattcatggcatattttaaaagacgttgcattcgagtcgttgagttcaacaagattattattaagtcattgatagttgatataatatgaaatggtatgcatgcccgttaactttcgatgtaatgaaagttgtcttttaaaaacgaatgcaatgtttataaaaattgtatcatttagaggtcaaatacctcgcaatgtaatcatatgttattgtattcatccttatggattaggacgggtcgtcacatgtggtatcagagcgatggtcatagcgaaccaggtcttgcattagtgtgtctaactgatagatattaagatgcattaatgagtctggacttcgaccttagctgcatgtcaaaaagtgttgcttatcatgtcttgtcggaaattatctgcttatcatccttagtctagacatatcatactgcattgattgcatgaatagtgtatagacaaaatttgtatcttagcatatctgctaattcatatcttaacgtatctgttactataaactttgcctggcatattccgtaaatccctccgtaatctacgaaatcgtttgttatatatatatatatatatatatatatatatatatatatatatatatatatatatggatattctatgtaattagaataccatccgatagctagaAATCATTTCGTATTGAAAAACCCTttgttcaatcgtacgaaatggaattcaccactagttcaagtccctcggattctgatatggagtttcactcaagctccgaaagcagtgtgaccggaatggatcaaccaattagccatcatctattctggatgaattggggatgagttcgtagtctacttagtcattggagacaagaagaaggtgatcccttctatccaccacattaccttcttggcgatgaacctgaagcacttaccggtgaacctattcgagacaccattttctctctcatttccagagtatctcttcacgattatatactatctcacattctagatcttattcacccactcgtccgaaccgacaatcaccccggtgtaatagaagaagtcaacgagcttcgtgctcgagtgatggctttagagaatatggtgcaaaggttacaagcaccagcagcagcaccgtcaacaacagtaccaccatctgcAACACCAActatagcgacccgacaaaatcgtcattgacggcgccgtctacttgggtcccattacgtgatcataagtctttaatatgacgtttgaccaaaatatgtcgcattcattttaaatgtaaagatgtttcaagtttacaaaagtagtccaACAAGTAGtgacgttacaacgttttaagtacaaatgaaacctatgcgacacagttcaaatgtaaagtcaaaagatgcttcatgtatgcatgtatactcgacatccaagcaagtatcaaaatagtgagcggaagcatgtaacacatatcgttcaaggacctgagaaaaacatagaaaatctgtcaacgaaaacgttggtgaaatcataggtttagtaagtgcgtacgtaagtaagttgaaccacaagatttataacgttgaagtaatagtaagaacattctaaaagttattatcacgagcacccaattatcaatgcttaactaacgttaccctatcacaaatagtgttagaacatacactatttctcgaaaatatatttcattcgcataACGGAAGCGAaaagtctgaatgagggtttgtcaaacccatatgggcatacaacataagttctcgcttacacccggcaagtgtaactaatgataatcgaattgaggattttgttctaactcgtacgtagaatgtttgttttcgtacttgtgttcactttgttaatcgaaacgtttatgtttttctcatcccaaatgtaaatttaaaagagtaaaagtgggactatgatctcaccttgggtgcacgagtaataaagtacttcacaagtaaacgtgtgcaaggacaattgctagtcttgacctaaacaagtaggttgtattaataacggtaaacacgattggtcaaagttgttcaattagtcctatggctcgttacgacttgattaattAGCATGTGAAacaaatttgtcaagtttcatgccagatacaagtataagagcaagttagaatgattgcataagtaattggttaagtttgatcaaaagtcaactttggtcgggtcaaattcaatgaaaaagtcaacacattcgggtcgggtcccgaactatttttctgaggtttttaatcatatataagcatgttagaacaagttacatgtgaatcagaggtgcgtagcatagttagaattaaatggtaaacggCCAACCAAATCTGAACatggtagttcatctggacggcgtccagatgtgaaggcctggacggcgtccaagaatctggacggcgtccagattagtgcacagacctgctttgctgaaaacacacaagtgcacgaaccaaacttcaaacaatcacattttatgatccgcaaacaatcaaaacatgtatcttatatcataggaaaggtattttgacaaggaacgcaactaagcacatttcatcaatcaatttaacatttacatcaaccaaaatcgcattaaatgctcaccatttattacatccaagtccattaaatgcgtttcatgattcgggcaaccaatttacatgtatgatatgccgtttcgaaggtaattaaacacacattgcaactaaacacttatcaacagcatttcatagcatttaatgcatcaaagttcataatcaagcctatcaaactctaacccaaatcaccaaaacaataatcatgttaatgaagtttccttaatcaacctacacatcaaaatgaagctagtgatgctagtaacacatttaatacatgaacttttaacatttaacaacatttaagca of the Rutidosis leptorrhynchoides isolate AG116_Rl617_1_P2 chromosome 5, CSIRO_AGI_Rlap_v1, whole genome shotgun sequence genome contains:
- the LOC139848889 gene encoding protein trichome birefringence-like 19 yields the protein MKLHALNEGKIQLLTRRKTSSKIAHIVLLTLVITIIPIYYPYIRYILEKPISIQTPTEDNLEAQTITTLSHHHPLYHSHLQPTVQKEEYDQKVVVTPKTKEKRKRGRRGKGRNKGGSEVLLKLTHNSAGGGSGGGHKSCDLFSGEWVVNPEGPYYTNETCWAIQEHQNCMKYGRPDRDFLKWKWKPNDCELPVFDPLKFLEMMQGKSLAFVGDSVARNHMQSLLCLLSRVAYPNDVTNSNDQNFKRYEYPEYNFNISIFWSPYLVNTERTDQQDVTKPFKLYLDEFDESWTSQIEDFNYVIISSGQWFFRPTMFYSNRLVVGCLYCSESNIRHRPATFSYRRAWRTAFRAINNLKRFKGVVFLRSFVPSHFEGGEWDKGGDCIRTKPFVSNESVMADYNLEMYNTQLQEYKIGEREGRKKGVKFSFMDMTQVMQMRPDGHPSKYGHGPLQNVTMANDCVHWCLPGPIDSWNDFLVELIKREESIR